One Solanum pennellii chromosome 9, SPENNV200 DNA segment encodes these proteins:
- the LOC107031453 gene encoding 3-ketoacyl-CoA thiolase 2, peroxisomal — protein MDKAIERQRVLLQHLRPSQTSSSLENIESSISASVCSAGDSAAYQRTSVFGDDVVIVAAYRTPLCKAKRGGFKDTYPDDILAAVLKAVIEKTNVNPSEVGDIVVGSVLAPGSQRASECRMAAFYAGFPETVPIRTVNRQCSSGLQAVADVAAAIKAGFYDIGIGAGLESMTTNPMAWEGSVNPKVKSMVQAQDCLLPMGITSENVAHRFGVTRQEQDQAAVDSHRKAAAATASGKFKDEIIPVATKIVDPKTGDEKPVTISVDDGIRPNASVSDLAKLKPVFKKSGTTTAGNSSQVTDGAGAVLLMKRSIAMQKGLPILGVFRTFAAVGVDPAIMGIGPAVAIPAAVKSAGLELEDIDLFEINEAFASQFVYCRKKLELDPEKINVNGGAMAIGHPLGATGARCVATLLHEMKRRGKDCRFGVVSMCIGTGMGAAAVFERGDSCDELRNARKIDSHNHLLSKDAL, from the exons ATGGATAAAGCAATCGAGAGACAAAGAGTTCTTCTTCAACATCTACGTCCTTCACAGACGTCTTCTTCTTTGGAAAACATTGAATCATCTATTTCT GCATCTGTTTGCTCTGCTGGAGACAGTGCTGCTTACCAGAGAACTTCCGTTTTTGGAGATGATGTTGTCATAGTTGC TGCATATAGGACTCCTCTTTGCAAAGCAAAGAGAGGAGGCTTCAAGGATACTTATCCTGATGATATACTTGCTGCAGTTCTAAAG GCGGTGATTGAAAAGACTAATGTGAACCCTAGTGAAGTTGGGGATATTGTTGTTGGCTCGGTGTTGGCCCCAGGTTCCCAGAGGGCAAGTGAATGCAGGATGGCTGCATTTTATGCTGGTTTTCCTG AAACCGTGCCAATTAGAACTGTAAACCGGCAATGTTCATCAGGCCTTCAAGCAGTTGCTGATGTAGCTGCAGCTATTAAAGCTGGATTTTATGACATTG GTATTGGTGCGGGATTGGAATCTATGACCACAAACCCAATGGCTTGGGAAGGATCAGTCAACCCAAAA GTTAAGTCAATGGTACAAGCTCAGGACTGTCTTCTTCCTATGGGTATTACTTCTGAAAATGTTGCACATCGTTTTGGTGTGACAAGGCAGGAACAAGATCAGGCTGCG GTTGATTCACATCGTAAGGCTGCTGCGGCCACTGCTTCTGGAAAATTCAAGGATGAAATAATTCCAGTAGCCACGAAG ATCGTTGACCCAAAAACGGGAGATGAGAAACCGGTAACCATCTCTGTCGATGATGGAATACGACCAAATGCCAGTGTGTCAGACTTGGCAAAATTGAAGCCAGTGTTCAAGAAGAGTGGAACTACTACTGCTG GGAATTCCAGCCAAGTAACTGATGGTGCTGGAGCTGTACTGTTAATGAAAAGAAGCATTGCAATGCAAAAGGGACTTCCTATCCTTGGTGTATTCAG AACCTTTGCTGCGGTGGGTGTAGACCCGGCCATTATGGGAATTGGTCCAGCTGTTGCAATTCCAGCTGCTGTTAAATCTGCAGGCCTTGAACTTGAAGATATTGATCTCTTTGAGATAAATGAG GCATTTGCATCACAATTTGTTTATTGCCGGAAGAAGCTTGAACTTGACCCAGAAAAGATCAATGTCAATGGAGGTGCAATGGCCATTGGGCATCCTTTGGGTGCTACAG GTGCACGGTGTGTTGCAACGCTGTTGCATGAGATGAAGCGCCGTGGGAAAGACTGCCGCTTTGGTGTAGTGTCCATGTGCATAG GCACTGGAATGGGTGCTGCTGCAGTCTTTGAAAGAGGAGACTCCTGCGATGAGCTACGCAACGCCCGTAAAATTGACAGCCACAACCACCTTCTATCTAAAGATGCTCTTTAA
- the LOC107031736 gene encoding uncharacterized protein LOC107031736, with translation MDHLSCDNQLDIPDTPNRLAAKDMNGRRYADVESDLSASGNSVNGNGVAENGNQLNDNGFGRKRLFMRPPRRISMKSECDANSSAFGMGDSLPSRNGVPFKVPSIPNSKEKHNLLLAKNGITESKGQQDRPVIDLTKQSGSSTRVYVKSPAVGVHNIGQDEKYRSRSAVMNEHSNLHSTTSTLSSSTSKGKEIADLAKLGLYKSHGEKDSTIDAQLGARKDGSTSLANSPRVTGQKRLVRNGCISPMNIAKAKKPAEMEDNSILIHGLTDTSLTASSAGTSSVSAKEIISNDGTSVKGKGVVIHSSSSKERDTGHTSSSDSSRDVFRSFDESGGWRSTRNRSSNMNLSLPNLHRTVERDSAHFVTHPSGSRVMRRDDATSGHDSASIRHLSGVSAGPKGPPPEPQCRQTNGHRTAASTVKKRLKQGPASSSHGECSTSVSKDVDIISLTSPESRVNTRSTRNPSHVGTNVEPVIVVDSPSSTIRHEGSRVVCSSSRNEDARASQVDADERLARELQEQLYNEVPSFGVGEIDEDVALALMQEDFRRASSGLENQLSGPNGSLVTNLRRRQPRNASNISRRASQARASTSSRMTRLRNSFPGQPRTISSSRGRNSLFPPNMDVDMRMHILETLEAFSNMDVDRNLLQTQRDFNENDYEMLLALDENNHQHGGSSSRQINNLPQSTVQNESLQEPCAVCLETPTIGDVIRHLPCLHKFHKDCIDPWLSRKTSCPVCKCSIS, from the exons ATGGATCATTTGAGTTGTGATAATCAATTGGATATTCCTGATACCCCTAATAGATTAGCTGCTAAGGATATGAACGGGAGGAGGTACGCCGATGTAGAGAGTGATTTGTCTGCATCAGGGAATTCAGTAAATGGGAATGGTGTTGCTGAGAATGGGAATCAACTTAATGATAATGGTTTTGGAAGAAAAAGGTTGTTTATGCGTCCTCCAAGAAGAATTTCCATGAAATCTGAATGCGATGCGAATTCATCAGCTTTTGGTATGGGAGATTCTTTGCCTTCTAGAAATGGTGTTCCGTTCAAGGTTCCCTCAATTCCTAATTCCAAGGAGAAACATAACTTGCTTCTTGCTAAAAATGGAATCACGGAATCAAAAGGTCAGCAAGACCGTCCTGTCATAGACCTGACAAAGCAAAGTGGGTCGTCGACTCGTGTGTATGTCAAGTCTCCTGCAGTTGGAGTACATAATATTGGTCaagatgaaaaatatagatCGCGATCAGCAGTGATGAATGAACACTCTAATTTGCACAGTACGACTTCCACACTATCCAGCAGTACCAGCAAAGGAAAGGAAATTGCTGATCTAGCTAAACTTGGTTTATATAAATCTCATGGAGAAAAGGATTCTACCATTGATGCACAGCTTGGAGCTCGGAAGGATGGTTCTACATCTCTTGCTAACTCACCAAGAGTAACTGGGCAGAAAAGATTGGTCCGAAATGGATGTATATCCCCTATGAACATAGCTAAGGCTAAAAAGCCAGCGGAGATGGAGGATAACAGTATTTTAATCCATGGGCTAACTGATACCAGTCTTACAGCATCATCCGCTGGTACAAGCTCAGTTAGTGCTAAAGAAATAATATCTAACGATGGTACCTCTGTGAAGGGTAAGGGGGTGGTTATCCATTCTTCCTCTTCAAAAGAACGTGACACAGGACATACGTCTAGCAG TGATTCCAGTAGAGATGTGTTCAGAAGCTTTGACGAATCAGGAGGATGGAGAAGTACGCGTAACCGCAGTTCAAACATGAACTTGTCATTGCCCAATCTGCACAGGACTGTAGAAAGAGATAGTGCACACTTTGTCACTCATCCCAGTGGGAGTAGGGTGATGAGAAGAGATGATGCAACTAGTGGTCATGATTCAGCCTCTATTAGACATCTTTCTGGTGTATCTGCAGGGCCGAAGGGACCCCCTCCTGAACCTCAATGTCGCCAAACTAATGGTCATCGTACTGCAGCAAGCACAGTTAAGAAAAGACTAAAGCAAGGACCTGCCTCAAGCAGCCATGGTGAATGTTCTACATCAGTCTCTAAGGATGTAGACATCATTTCCCTTACCTCACCTGAAAGTAGGGTTAATACAAGGTCCACAAGAAACCCGAGTCATGTAGGTACAAACGTAGAACCAGTGATTGTAGTGGACAGTCCTTCCTCTACCATAAGACATGAAGGCTCTCGTGTTGTGTGTAGCAGTAGTAGGAATGAAGATGCTAGAGCTAGTCAAGTAGATGCTGATGAAAGGCTTGCACGGGAACTCCAGGAGCAGTTGTACAATGAGGTCCCTTCCTTCGGTGTTGGCGAG ATTGACGAAGATGTAGCCTTGGCTTTAATGCAGGAGGATTTCCGACGTGCGTCCTCTGGATTAGAGAACCAATTATCTGGTCCT AATGGATCATTGGTCACAAACTTACGCAGAAGGCAACCAAGAAATGCATCCAACATATCTCGTAGAGCTTCTCAAGCTCGGGCGTCTACCTCGAGTAGGATGACAAGGTTGAGGAACAGTTTCCCTGGACAACCTCGTACTATCTCATCATCTAGAGGAAGAAATTCGCTGTTTCCTCCTAACATGGATGTGGACATG AGGATGCATATATTGGAAACCTTAGAGGCTTTCAGTAATATGGATGTGGACAGGAACCTCCTTCAGACTCAGCGCGACTTCAATGA GAATGACTACGAAATGTTATTGGCCCTTGATGAGAACAACCACCAACATGGCGGTTCATCTTCACGACAAATCAACAACTTGCCACAGTCGACAGTTCAG AATGAGAGCCTTCAAGAACCATGTGCTGTTTGTCTCGAAACTCCAACCATAGGGGACGTTATCCGCCATCTCCCTTGCTTACACAAGTTTCACAAAGAC TGCATTGATCCATGGCTGAGTAGAAAAACATCATGCCCAGTTTGCAAGTGTTCGATATCATAA
- the LOC107030481 gene encoding lysine-specific demethylase JMJ25-like — protein sequence MSFSNSRKKGESKMCHQCQRSDKERVVCCSKCKVKRYCLACINRWYPGMLEEDFLKACPVCRDFCNCISCLRLDGTAKHLMNVEVKFSDEEKLEYSKHIVRALLPALEQLNAEQMIEKQIEYHIQALPNSEVKIAKAEYEKDECIYCNYCSAVIVDFHRRCSSCSYELCVTCCKELRNGNLQADVSEVMMQYIDNGPDYLHGKGCSVTSVKNGTCAGTTKVAMTSKWKPVENGAIPCPPKDMGGCCNGTLNLRCIFSENWISQLLLKAKEISQKCEVKEMYNDSELHYSCSKSKGENGTSGGKLRKAAARESSDDNYVFCPAAVDTRRANLRNFRVYLARGEPVVVTNVHDNALGLSWEPMVIWRVCRQTKKATDVLNCLNWCKLEKNIHQFFIGYTEGRFDSYGWPQLLKLNDWPPSGLFDEQLPRHGAEFSSCLPFMEYTHPQYGYLNLALRLPDNCGKPDLGPKAYIAYGFPEELGRGDSVTKLHYVMTDTVNMLMHTQAVVPTDEQLSVIKKLKQVHKEQDQREFAADNANRTHESLKDYVPNVNEKSVLKGINFSQEKQKCDGLKVENKKYCLRSVKAACETKKDGEDSSSLFEQDKPEGFEDADGGGALWDVFRRQDVPKLEEYLRKHFREFRHIYGSPLLQVVHPILDETFYLSTEHKRRLKEEYGIEPWTFVQKLGEAVFVPAGCPHQVRNLKSCINVAVDFISPENVNESIRLTEELRKLPRNHVAREDKLGVKKIIVHAMSQAVNQLEKTLLNSEAGIGTGLFLSSSISRSINSMPGPSTPKPSSSVSEDLSSSKTDKREEYVAPSEDEKPRTTEVNVHSSLPVLSANKAQERTSVPSQELKQFIDIVDVESTFHTVQSFLKSLPEQYPSQQSGLQSNSTSSAQTLAKLIFECSIRLPLEALAHDPINEKEMCGAIAALNENPSSLLFSDEQAKQLVKLKYEFPVMVKKWRELARAELSYQEFLNNFEEDRKKLDNWIRSEAKLKSEYDKKEEQARELEALLQDIRTRQKEIMDERQEGSQEAQKLVSLAQQKAGKIESTSNELVTTKMQMDGLRKNWSNFQSTFP from the exons atgagtttttctAATAGCAGGAAGAAAGGGGAGTCCAAAATGTGTCATCAATGTCAGAGGTCTGACAAAGAAAGAGTTGTGTGTTGTTCTAAATGTAAAGTGAAAAGATATTGTCTTGCTTGTATCAATAGATG GTATCCCGGGATGCTAGAAGAGGACTTTTTAAAAGCTTGCCCTGTATGTCGTGACTTTTGCAACTGCATATCATGTTTGCGGTTAGATGGGACAGCAAAA CATTTGATGAATGTAGAAGTAAAGTTCAGTGATGAAGAAAAACTCGAGTACTCTAAGCACATTGTACGAGCACTTTTGCCTGCGTTGGAACAACTTAATGCCGAGCAAATGATTGAAAAGCAGATTGAGTATCACATTCAAG CATTGCCAAATTCGGAGGTTAAAATAGCCAAAGCAGAATACGAGAAGGACGAGTGTATTTATTG CAACTATTGCAGTGCAGttattgttgattttcaccGGAGGTGTTCTAGTTGTTCCTATGAACTTTGCGTCACTTGTTGCAAGGAATTAAGGAATGGCAACTTGCAAGCAGATGTATCCGAAGTGATGATGCAATATATTGACAATGGACCGGATTATTTGCATGGTAAAGGTTGTAGCGTAACTTCAGTCAAGAATGGAACTTGTGCTGGAACGACTAAGGTGGCGATGACATCTAAATGGAAACCCGTGGAAAATGGTGCCATTCCTTGCCCACCAAAAGATATGGGAGGCTGTTGTAACGGAACATTGAATTTGAGATGTATATTTTCTGAGAATTGGATATCGCAGCTGTTACTCAAAGCTAAAGAAATATCTCAAAAATGTGAAGTGAAGGAAATGTATAATGATTCAGAATTGCACTACTCCTGTTCAAAATCTAAGGGTGAAAATGGTACTTCTGGTGGCAAGCTACGTAAGGCAGCTGCTCGGGAAAGTTCAGATGATAACTATGTGTTCTGTCCAGCAGCTGTGGATACTCGGCGTGCAAATTTGAGGAATTTTCGTGTATATTTAGCTAGGGGTGAACCAGTTGTTGTAACTAACGTCCATGATAATGCGTTGGGATTGAGCTGGGAACCTATGGTAATATGGCGTGTTTGTCGACAAACCAAGAAGGCTACTGATGTTTTAAATTGCTTAAATTGGTGTAAG TTGGAAAAGAACATACACCAGTTTTTTATAGGATACACAGAGGGTCGTTTTGACAGTTACGGGTGGCCTCAACTCTTAAAGTTGAATGACTGGCCGCCATCAGGTCTATTTGATGAGCAGCTGCCGCGTCATGGTGCTGAATTTTCAAGTTGTTTACCTTTTATGGAATATACACATCCTCAATATGGCTATCTCAATCTTGCTCTAAGACTTCCTGATAACTGCGGGAAGCCAGATTTAGGGCCTAAGGCATACATTGCTTATGGTTTTCCTGAGGAGCTTGGACGCGGAGATTCAGTCACCAAACTACACTATGTTATGACTGATACG GTCAACATGTTGATGCACACTCAAGCAGTGGTCCCAACAGATGAACAACTCTCCGTTATAAAGAAGTTGAAACAGGTTCACAAAGAGCAGGATCAGAGGGAATTTGCAGCTGATAATGCTAACAGGACACATGAGAGCCTTAAGGATTACGTCCCTAATGTAAACGAAAAATCTGTGCTGAAAGGGATAAACTTTTCTCAGGAGAAACAGAAATGTGATGGTTTGAAAGTTGAGAATAAGAAGTATTGCCTGCGAAGTGTAAAAGCTGCTTGTGAAACAAAGAAAGACGGAGAGGATAGTAGTTCTCTTTTCGAGCAGGATAAGCCTGAAGGATTTGAAGACGCAGATGGTGGCGGTGCTCTATGGGATGTCTTTAGGAGGCAAGATGTTCCTAAATTGGAGGAATATCTCAGGAAACACTTCAGGGAATTTAGGCACATATATGGCTCACCGTTGCTGCAG GTTGTTCATCCCATTCTTGACGAAACTTTCTACTTGAGCACCGAGCATAAAAGGAGGCTAAAGGAAGAATATG GAATTGAACCatggacatttgttcaaaaattaGGCGAGGCTGTTTTCGTTCCTGCTGGATGCCCTCATCAAGTTAGAAATTTAAAG TCCTGTATCAATGTCGCTGTTGATTTTATTTCTCCTGAAAATGTGAATGAGAGCATTCGTTTGACTGAGGAGCTTCGCAAGCTTCCTAGAAATCACGTAGCTAGGGAAGACAAGTTGGGG GTAAAGAAAATCATTGTTCATGCAATGAGCCAAGCGGTGAATCAATTGGAGAAGACACTATT AAACTCTGAAGCAGGCATCGGTACAGGATTATTCTTATCAAGTTCGATCAGCAGAAGTATAAAT TCTATGCCAGGACCAAGTACACCAAAACCTTCCTCCTCCGTTTCGGAAGATCTATCTAGTAGCAAGACTGACAAAAGAGAAGAATATGTTGCTCCAAGTGAGGACGAGAAACCAAGAACTACTGAAGTTAATGTACATTCTTCGCTTCCAGTTCTTTCAGCAAACAAG GCTCAAGAGAGGACATCGGTTCCTAGTCAAGAGTTGAAGCAGTTCATCGATATAGTGGACGTTGAATCAACTTTCCACACGGTTCAGTCATTCTTGAAGTCTTTACCAGAGCAGTATCCCAGTCAACAGTCCGGCCTGCAGAGCAATAGTACTTCTTCAGCCCAAACACTTGCAAAGTTGATATTTGAATGTTCAATCAGACTACCTTTAGAGGCATTGGCTCATGACCCgataaatgaaaaagaaatgtgTGGTGCAATTGCTGCTTTAAATGAAAATCCCTCATCGTTATTATTTAGCGATGAACAAGCCAAGCAATTGGTAAAACTCAAGTATGAATTCCCCGTCATGGTTAAGAAATGGAGGGAGTTGGCACGAGCTGAGTTAAGTTACCAGGAATTCTTGAACAACTTCGAAGAGGACAGGAAAAAGCTGGATAACTGGATTAGGTCAGAAGCAAAGCTGAAGTCGGAGTATGATAAAAAGGAGGAACAAGCTAGAGAGTTGGAAGCATTACTTCAAGATATAAGGACCAGACAGAAAGAAATCATGGATGAACGACAAGAAGGGTCTCAAGAAGCTCAAAAACTCGTGTCGTTAGCTCAACAAAAAGCTGGAAAGATAGAAAGCACTAGCAATGAATTGGTAACAACAAAAATGCAGATGGACGGGTTGAGGAAAAATTGGTCCAACTTTCAGTCTACATTCCCATAG